The segment GTAGAAAAAATATTTTTCTACTACCTTTTTTATGTGTGCCCATCATGGGCGCACATAAAAAAGGTGAAAGTCCTGACCGTCGAAAGTGATATAGATGTTAGAATCTCTTAAGCCCCTAAAAAGCTTTGGAAAATAGCTTATAAACTACATATAATGTAAAAAAGTGATTGGACATAACTTATGAGAGGCATAAATTATACAAAAGAATTAAAAGAATCAATACTAAATGAGGTGAAAGGGTTTGGAAATATTTAAGTAGTTTATAAATTTTTATATATTGAATGCTATAGATATATTTGATATAAACTAGAAAGTTCTACTATTATTTAGATCATTGTGTAGAAAAAGAAGAATTAAATGATTTAAAAGAAAGAATAGAAAATGTATATAACAATTGGTATTTACAAGAATTATCCATTAAATGGTTTAATTCATTAGAAAACATAGAATCGAAAGAAAAAATATATATTAGTATCATTGGTTATAAAGATTGGAAAGCATAATTATTTAGGTAGAAATATTAATAAAATATTACCAAAATGTTAATTGAGGTTTTCAATTTTAATAAAACTATATTATAATAATTAATGAAAGTAAAATTCAAAAAGAAGGAGGATGAAGTATGAATAAAATTTTCAAGAGGTCAAAAGGGAAAAGAATTGTAAGCTTTTTTGTAATAATGGCAATGATATTCTCAATGACTACTCAGCTTGCATTTGCAACTAGTAATTCAGAAAATATTGTTAACACTAATATGAATACGTTAACAAAAGAGGTAAATCCATCTAGCGATAAAAGTGTAAACATTATCATGTTTAATGATTTTCATGGTAATTTAGCAGAAGATGTAAGGGAAACAGGAAAAAATATTGGTATGGCTAAAATGGTGGGATATGCAAAAGATGCAGTTAGCAAAAATCCTAACACTATAATAGTATCTGGTGGAGATAACTATCAAGGTACAGCTATGTCAAATTTAACATATGGTGCACCAGTATCAGCTATGATGAAAGCTATGCATGTAACAGCTTCAGCAGTTGGTAATCATGAATTTGATTGGGGCGTAAGTCATATGGAAAAGTGGCAAAAAGATGGAGGATTCAATTTTTTAGCTGCTAATATTTATGATTCAAAAACAAATGCTCCAGTATCTTGGTCCAAGCCTTATAAGATAGTTGAAAAGGGTGGAATAAAAGTAGCATTTATAGGACTTGCTCACCCAAATACAACAACTCTTACTAAGAGAGAAAATGTAACAGGACTTGAATTTAGAGATCCAGTTAAAACATCAGAAGAATGGATAAAGTATCTAAAAGAAGGAAAAGCAAAAGAGGGAATTCCTGATGTTATTGTAGCATTAACTCATATTGATTCTTATCAAGATGATAATACTAAAGAAATAACAGGAAAAGCAGTTGATTTAACTAAAGTTAAAGGATTAGATGCAATTGTATCAGCTCATAGTCATAGAAGAGTTATAGGAATAATAAACGGCAAACCAATAATTCAAGCTTATAAATATGGTCGTGCTATTGGAATAATGTCTATAAAATTGGATAAGGACAATAAAGTAACTAAAATTGTACCTAAGATAGATGATGTATGTAATACTAAAAGTGATATTATACAAGATGAACAAAGTGCAGAAACTTATAATAAATATGATAAAGATTTAAAACCTATTTTAGGAGAAAAAATAGGACAAGCAACAAAAGAATTTACTCATGATAGAGCTTCTAAAGGAACTGTCTCTTTATTAGGTAGATGGTCATGTGAAGTTATGCAAAAGAAAACAGGTGCACAAATAGCTATACAAAATGGTGGTGGACTTAGAAGAACACTATATAAAGGAGATATTACAATGGGTGATATGTATGAAATAATGCCTTTTGATAATGCACTTGTAACATTTGATTTTAAAGGTTTAGATATAAAGAAAGCCATAGATCATGGTATATTAAATCCTGAAGTAACAGATGGACAATTTTCAGGATTAAAGGTTGAATATGATAAAAATAAAGAATTTGAGCATAGAATAACAAAAATAACTCTTACTGATGGAACACCACTTGATATGAATAAATATTACAAATTAACTGTTCCGGATTTCCTTTTATCGGGTGGAGATAAATATGATTTTTCTAATGCAAAAAATGTAGTGGAAACATTTATTCCTGTAAGAGATGTTCTTGTTGAAGCTATTAAAAATGCAAAAGTTATAACACCTAAAGCAGTGGATTATATAAAAGAGTGTAAAGTTAAGCCAATGCCAAAACCAGAAGTTAAACCAGAAGTTAAGCCGGTTCCAAAACCAGTGCCAAAGCCAGAGGTTAAACCAGAAGTTAAACCTGATCCAAATGTTAGAGCAGTTTATTTTGTAAAGGGTGGAGATACTTTAAAATATATTGCAAGAGCATATGGAGTTTCTTGGAGAGAACTTGCTAAATTTAATAAATTAGATAATCCAAATATGATATTCCCAGGTCAAAAGATACTAATACCTGTACAAGGATCAAAAGAAAACTCAAATATTAAAGCTACTTATGTAGTGAAAAGATATGATACATTAAAGAAGATTGGTAATATATACGGAATTAGTTGGAGAAGAATAGCTAAGTTTAATAAATTAAATAATCCAAATATGATATTTGAAAATCAAAAGATATTAATTCCAGCATAATAATAGTTGTAAATAAAAAACGCTTTGTTTTATTATAAAAACAAAGCGTTTTTAAAATTAAAAAAAGGAGAGGATATAGTGAAGAAATATAAAAGATTACATATAGTATTGATTGCTATGTTCATATTTTCAGCATTTTTTGCTTTGAATTGTTTTGCAGAAGAGAATAATAGTAAGAATCTTCAAGAGTATTATTCAAAACAAATGGATAAACCTGATTATGTAACTGTAAAGGCTAAAATTATGGATATAACATTTGATGATACAAAAGAAAATAAAAAAGATATACCAATAGAATCAGATATTAGATATCAACATTTAAAGATAAAACTTCTATCGGGAAAACATAAGGGGGAAGTATATACTGTTAGAAACACTGTTGAGATGATATCACCGTACAAACTTATATTTGAAAAAGGTGATAAATTACTTCTTCATTTAACTGAAGGAGGGGGAAATAAAGTAGTAAACCTAAAAGTGTATGAAAGATCCAGAGAAGGGATTATATATTTTGTAGTGGCACTATTTATGGTTTTATTAATTGCTATAGGTGGAAAGAAAGGGTTAAAATCAGCTATAACATTGATATTTATGGGAGTGCTTATAGTTTTTGTTTTATTGCCATTAATAAGAAGAGGATATAATCCTATTTTAATATCTATATTTATAAGTGTTTTATCAGTGGTATTTACTATGACATTAGTAAGTGGATCAAATAAAAAGACATTAACTGCAATACTTGGAACCATAGGTGGAGTTATTATAGCGGGTATTATAGCTATGATAGTAGGGAATATGGCTATGTTAACGGGTGTAGGTAATGAAGATGCACAAATGCTTGCGTATATACCTCAAAATAAATATATAGATTTTAAAGGATTGCTTTATGGTGGAATAATAATAGGTGCACTAGGAGCAATAATGGATGTAACGATGTCTGTATCATCAGCTATGTGGGAAATAAAAGAGATAAAACCTAATATAAAGACTAATGAACTAATAAAGTCTGGAATGAATATAGGTAAGGATATTATGGGATCTATGTCTAATACGTTAATTCTTGCATATGCAGGGGGTTCCATTTATATTATGCTTTTATTTTCTATGTTTAAGATGGATCCACTTGAAATTATAAATTTAGAACCTATTGCCTCGGAAATAATAAGAGCCATGGCAGGAAGCATAGGGCTTATATGTGCAATACCATTGACAGTTATAATTTCTGCAAGTTTAGCAAAGAATTATTACAAGAAAAAATAAAAATTAAAATATATATCACATTAAATATAAGTACATATAATGATATATATAATGAAATATGTCATTATATGCATAATGTTAAAAGGTGATATATATGAATCAAGAAAGTTTAATAGATAATAGGATTCGTTATACTTGTAATAGCGAGTATGAATATTTTTTAAGAAAGAGAAATGTACAAGGAATAGGACTTGGATATAAAAAAATTAATGGAAAATGTACTTTTAGGAAGTGCATAAGGGTTTTTGTATCTAAAAAATTACCTTCCAATAATATAGCTAAGGAAGATTTAATTCCAGCATATTTTAATTATATTCCAACAGATGTAGTAGAAAGTGGAGTTTTTACTACTTGTGCACTTAGTGCAAGAATTCGTCCTGTGCAATGTGGATATAGTATAGGTCCTGTTGGTGTTAATATTTATGGAACATTAGGATGTTTAGTGAAAAATAAACGGGAAAAGGCGGTTTATGTATTAAGTGCAAGTCATGCGTTAAATCCATTAGGAAAGGTTTCTTTTGGAACACCTATAGTACAACCTGGAGTTTTAGATGGTGGCAGTATACGAAATGATGTAATTGCAAATCTAATAAGAAGTACTACTATACAATATATAAGCTTATTTTCAAAACCAGTAAATACAGTGGATGCAGCTGTAGCTAAAGTATCAGACATTTCTCTTGTAAGCACTACGATGGCTATAGTGGGTAAAGATGTAAAACAAATAGCTCCACCTAAAATTGGAGAAAAAGTGTTTAAAGTGGGTAGAACTACTGGATATACTGAAGGTCATATAACAGAAACTGATGTTACTCAAATTATTGATTCTTCTGGAAAAAAAGCTTTATTTAAAGACCAGATAGCTGCTGATGTAAAATCAGATAAGGGAGATTCAGGAAGTGTGCTTTTAAATGAAAATATGAATCCTATAGGATTATTAATGGGTACTAGCCAGTCGACGGTATATTCTGTATTTAATGATATGAAGAAAGTTACGTCAGCATTAAATGTAGAAATAATAACAAGAGCCGAATTGGACAATATCAAGAAAATATATAATTCGACAAATAATATTTGTGTTTAGAGTGAACTGTAAATATAAGTAACATTAAGAAGATGTCTAACAACATGATAAATATTGTAGATAAAGCCTATATGATTAAATTTCATATAGGTATTTTGTTAGACATAGTAATAATCAAAAAAAATTATGGCAAGAATTTGTTATAAAAGACATGAATGATAGATGTTTTTGAAAAATATACTCAAAGTTACTCAAAAAATGACTAATATACTCAAAAATTAAAAACACCCCTATAAGTAAAAACTTATAGGGGTGTTTTAATTATCTGGAGTAATTAAATCTATATTGTGTTCTTGAAAAAACTTAACATATTCTTTAGGTGGAAGCCTATCTGTAATAAAACAAGTGATATCTTCCAAATTACAATAAGTTTTAAGAGAAGCTGTATCTAATTTTGAGTGATCAGCTAAAAGTATTACATTTGAACTATTTTCAACTACTGTTTTTTTTACATCATATTCAAAATTAGATGAATTAGTAACTCCTTTATCAATAGAGAAACCTGTAGTGGCCATAAATGCTTTCGATATATTATAATTTTTTAGGAAGTTTGAAGCTTCTACACCGATTAAAGAATTAGTTTCTCTAAAAAGAGTTCCTCCTGTGGATAATATATCTACATTTGAATAAGGCAAAGCCTTTAGTAGTATATTAAGATTATTAGTTATTATAGTCAAATTTTTTCTATCATTTAAGAAAGGTATCATATGTACTGTGGTTGTACCTGAATCTATAAAAATAATATCGTTATCTTCAACGAGCTTACTTGCATACTCAGCGATTAAGTATTTTTCGTCTTTATGGGTAACTTCCCTTTGTTCAAAAGGAACAGTTAATTTTTCTTCATTATTTAAAGTAATTCCACCATAAACCTTTTTTACGATTCCTTTGTTCACTAATACTGCGATATCCCTTCTTATGGTGTTTTTTGAAACATTGAAAAGAGAACACAATGTATCTATTGAAGCATGTTCATTCTGCAATACATAATTCTCGATTTCTTTTATTCTATGAGATTTCATTTTTAACCTCCTCAAGTATCCAAATCAATAGATATCATTACAGTAACATTATATAAGAATATATGAATAATTACAAGTTATTTTCATTACATATTAATAATGTATCCAAAAACATGAATATATTTTGGAAAGTTAACATATATATAATCAAGATATAATCATAAAGTGAGTAAATTTATAAAAATATTGGTAAAAAACATATTGACAACGATTAAATGGAGTGTTAAAATCTAATCAAAAGTTAATCAAAAATACAAACGAAACAGTGTTACATTTTGTAATTTAATGTAAAGTTGTGAAATTTTGATAATATTTTTTAAGAAATCAGGGGGAAATTTCAATGGCACATAAAGTTATTGTTCCAAAAAAAATTGTATATGGTAAGGAAGCACTTAAAGATGCTGGAATTTACCTTAAAGAGTTTGGGAAAAAAGCTTTAATCGTTACTGATGAAATAATGGTTAAAATCGGGAATGTTTCAAAGCTAACAGATATATTAAATGAAAACAATGTACAATATGTAATATATGATGAAGTAAATTCTGAACCAACTGATGTTATGGTTGATAAGGGAATAGAAATATATAAGAGTGAAGAGTGTGATTTCTTAATAGCTGTAGGGGGAGGAAGTCCAATCGATACTATGAAGGCAATTGGTGCTATGATAACAAACCCAGGAAAAATTTCAGACTATATGGGAAAAATTATTGAAAATTGTCCACCACCACTTGTTGCAGTACCAACAACAGCTGGGACTGGATCAGAAGCAACACAATTCACAATTATTTCAGATACAGTAAATAATGTAAAGATGTTATTAAAAGGACCAAACTTATTACCACAACTTGCAATAGTTGATGCTGAAATGACAATGACAGCTCCAAAAGGAGTTACAGCAGCTACCGGAATAGATGCTTTAACTCATGCAGTTGAATCTTATACATCAAGAGTTGCTCAACCTCTATCAGATACATTTGCTTTATCAGCAATAAAACGTATCTTTAACAACTTAAGAAAAGCTTATAGTGAAGGAAATGATTTTGAATCTAGAAATCAAATGTCACTTGGCTCATTAGAAGCTGGTATAGCATTTAATAATGCGTCAGTTACAATAATACATGGAATGAGTAGACCAATAGGAGCACTATTCCATGTACCACATGGAGTTTCAAATGCTATGCTTTTTGTAGAATGTTTAAAGTTTGCTATTGAAGGAACTCCAGAACGTTTTGCAGATATCGCTAAGGTAATTGGTTCATACAAAGAAGGTATGACTAATATGGAAGCAGCTAAAACAGTTGTTAATGAAATTAGAAAATTATGTTCAGATATAAATATCCCAACTTTAGAAGAGTTCGGAATAGACAAAGAAAAATTCTTTGAAAATATTGATAAAATGGCAAGTGATGCTTTAGTAAGTGGAAGTCCTAGCAATACAATGAGACAACCAACTAAAGAAGAAATAATAGAAATTTATAAAAATTTATGGAATTAGTTTTTAGAATATAAAAAAGAATAATTGGAAGGGGTTACTGCTATGCCTTTAGTAAATATGGAACAAATTTTAAATAAAGCTGATAAAGAAGGCTATGGAGTAGGTTCCTTTAGTGTTGCGAATATAGAAATGGTTATGGGAGCTATAAAGGCAGCTGAAGAATTAAATTCACCTTTAATTCTTCAGATTGCTGAAGTGAGATTACCCCATTCACCATTACATATAATAGGACCAGCAATGGTAGCAGCGGCTAAAGAAGCAAAAGTACCTGTAGCTGTTCATTTTGATCATGGTATAAATATAGAAACTATTCATCAAGCTCTAAAAATAGGATTTACATCTGTTATGTTTGATGGATCACATTATCCAATAGAAGAAAATATAGAGAAAACCAAGGAAGTTATAAAACTTGCTGAAAAATACGATGCGGCAGTTGAAGCTGAAATAGGTCAAGTAGGCGGGAGTGAAGATGGTTCAGTTGACATAGATATAAGAGTAACTAGCGTTGCAGATGCAGAGAAGTTTTATGATGAAACAGGGGTAAATGCATTAGCTGTAGCTATTGGAAATGCTCATGGAGTATACAAAGAAGAGCCCAAACTTAGAATGGATAGATTAAAAGAAATAGATAGAAGTGTGGATGTACCATTAGTTCTTCATGGTGGTTCTGGAATTAGTGAAGACGATTTCAAAGATTGTGTTGATAATGGAATAAGAAAATTAAACGTGGCAACAGCTACATTTAATAATGTTGTAAGAAGAGTAGAAATGTTATTTAATGCTAATGAATCAGTAGATTATTTTACTTATCATGATGAAGTTATTGATGCAGCTTATGAGAATGTAAAAAAACACATAATAATATTTGGAAGTTGTAACAGAGCATAACAGTGTTAGGAGGATATTTAAAATGAATAATATAAAATTTGATAATTCAAGAAAATATGATGTAATTCCAATAGGAAGAGTAGCAATAGATTTTAACCCAACTGATATTCATAAACCATTAGAAGAAAGCAGAAACTTCAATAAATATGTTGGTGGTTCTCCAGCAAACATAGCTGTTGGACTTGCTAGATTAGGAAAAAAAGTAGGATTTATAGGAACAGTTTCAGACGATCAATTCGGAAAATTTGTTACTGACTATTTTAAAAATGAAGGAATAGATACTTCACACATATCAGTAGCTAAAAATGGTGAATCTTTAGGACTAACTTTCACTGAAATTTTAAGTCCAACTGAAAGTAGCATATTAATGTACAGAAATGGAATAGCTGACCTTCAATTATCTCCAGAAGATATAGATGAAGATTATATCAAAAGTGCAAAAATGATAGTTGTATCAGGTACTGCACTTGCAGCAAGTCCATCAAGAGAAGCTTGTTTTAAAGCTATTGAATTTGCTAAAAAACATGGTACAAAAGTTTTATTTGATGTAGATTATAGAGAATATAACTGGAAATCATTAGATGAAATTGCTGTTTACTATTCTTTAGCTGGAAAAATGAGTGACATAGTAATGGGATCAAGAGAAGAATTTGATTTAATGGAAAGATTAATGGTTGAATCAAGTACAGATAGAGAAACAGCGGACAGATGGATTGGATTTGGAAATAAGATAGTAGTTATTAAACACGGTAAAGATGGTTCAACTGCTTACACTGAAGACGGACAAAATTTTTCAATAAAACCATTCCCAATTAAGTTATTAAAATCTTTTGGTGGTGGAGATGCTTATGGTTCAGCATTCATGTATGCATTACTTGAAGGATGGGAAATAATCGATGCTTTAGAATTTGGTAGTGCTTCAGCAGCGATGTTAGTTTCAAGCCATAGCTGTTCAGAAGATATGCCAACAGTAGAAGCTGTTAAAGAATTTATAAGACAGAAAAAAGAAGAATATGGTGAAATGATAGCTAGAGCTTAAAAACGCTAACTAATTACAGTTCACTTGATGAAAAGTATTAGGAGGGAAAATCATGGTTGAAAAGATAGCATCATTAATTAAAGGATATAATGTTCTAACAGATATGAATGGCAAACATAGCAATATGCTTATGGATACTGGAATATATAAAATTGAAAAAGCTCAAGTTGAAGTAGTTTTAGATAACAAGAAAGAAAGTGCATTTTTACTATTAGATGGTAAGATTCAAATAGAATGGCAAGGAAATAAAAAGGAAATGGAAAGACATTCAATATTCGATGAAGATCCATGGTGTTTACATGTTCCAAAGAATGTTGAAGTTAAGATAACAGCAATTACAGATGCTGAAGTGTTAGTTCAAAAGACAACAAATGATAAAGAATTTGATTGTAAATTTTATGCACCAGAAGATTGCCAAAGTGACATCTTTGGAGAAGGTGTATGGAATGATACTGCAAGAAGAGTTGTTAGAACTGTATTTGACTACTCAAACGCTCCTTATTCAAATATGGTAATGGGTGAAGTTATAACTTTCCCAGGAAAATGGTCAAGTTATATACCTCATGAACATCCACAACCAGAAATATATTACTACAGATTCAATAAACCACAAGGATTTGGATGTTCGATAATAGGAGACGACGTATTTAAAATAACTGATAATAGTGTGGCTGCAATTCCAGGTGGACTTGTTCATCCTCAAACATCTGCTCCAGGATATGCAATGTATTATTGCTGGATGATAAGACATTTAGATAACAATCCATGGACAGATAGAATAAATGCAGAAGAACACAAATGGCTATTAGAACCTAATGTTAAGATTTGGCCAGAGAAGTAGATCGAAACGGGAGGAATAATATATGAAAACAATAAGATTAACTGTAGCTCAAGCTTTAGTTAAATTTCTTAATCAACAATATATAGAATTCGATGGACAACAACATAAATTTATTAAAGGTATATTCACTATATTCGGTCATGGTAATGTTGTAGGTCTTGGTCAAGCATTAGAACAAGATCCAGGAGATCTTGAAGTTCACCAAGGACGTAATGAACAAGGTATGGCACACGTTGCAACTGCATTTGCAAAACAAATGCATAGAAAACAAATTTATGCATGTACATCATCAGTTGGTCCAGGAGCTGCAAATATGGTTACAGCAGCGGCAACAGCAACAGCGAATAACATTCCAGTTTTAATATTGCCTGGAGATACATTTGCAACAAGACAACCAGATCCAGTACTACAACAAGTTGAACAAACTCACAACTTATCAATAACAACTAATGATGCATTTAAAGCTGTAAGTAAGTATTGGGATAGAGTAGTAAGACCAGAACAACTTATGCCAGCAATGATAAATGCAATGAGAGTATTAACAGATGAAGCTAACACTGGAGCTGTAACAATAGCATTACCTCAAGACGTTCAAGGAGAAGCTTATGATTTCCCAGAATATTTCTTCCAAAAACGTGTTCATAGAATAGAAAGAAGACCTGCAACTAACGAATCAATTAAAGACGCAGTTGAATTAATAAAATCCAAAAAGAAACCAATAATGGTTTGCGGTGGTGGAGTAAGATACTCTGAGGCTGCTGAAGCATTAAAGAAATTTGCAGAAGCATTTAACATTCCATTTGGAGAAACTCAAGCAGGAAAAAGTGCTATAGAATGGGATTATGAATATAACCTAGGGGGAATCGGTACTACTGGTAACTTATCTGCGAATGTAATAGCTAAAGATGCTGATTTAGTAATAGGTGTAGGAACAAGATTTACTGATTTCACTACAGCTTCAAAATCTTTATTCCAAAATGAAGATGTTGATTTCTTAACAATAAATGTATCAGAATTCCACGCTTATAAATTAGATGCACAAGCAAGAGTTGTTGCAGATGCTAAAGTTGCATTAGATGCAATTAGAGAAGAACTAGCTAAAACTGGTTATAAATCAGCTTATACAACTGAAATTAAAGCTGCAAAAGATGCATGGATAAAAGAATTAGATAGATTATTTAATGTTAAATATACAGGAGAAGGATTTGTACCTGAAATAGCAGGAGAGCTTGATCATGTTTTACCAGAATTCCATAAACAAATGGGTTCTTGCTTAACTCAAACTCAAGTTTTAGGTGAATTAAACAAATTAATAGATGATGATTCAATAGTACTAGGAGCTGCAGGAAGTCTTCCAGGAGATCTTCAAAGAGTATGGTGTGCCAAAAAGCCTAATACTTATCATATGGAATATGGATATTCTTGTATGGGATATGAAGTTGCAGGTGCATTAGGTGCAAAACTTGCTGCTCCAGATAGAGAAGTTTATGCATTAGTTGGAGACGGAAGTTTTATGATGCTACATTCTGAACTTGTAACAAGTATTCAAGATAGAAAGAAAATAAATATAGTTCTTTTAGATAATGCTGCATTTGGATGTATAAACAATCTACAAATGGGAAATGGAATGGGTAGCTTTGGTACAGAATTCAGATTTAGAAATGAAAAAACTGGTAAGTTAGATGGAGAATTAGTTCCAATAAACTTTGCAAAAGTTGCTGAAGGATATGGTGTTAAAACGTATTCAGTAAAAACAGTAGAAGAATTAAGAAATGCTATAGAAGATTCTAAAAAACAATCAGTTTCTACATTAATAGATATAAAAGTATTACCAAAAACTATGACTCATGGATATGAATCATGGTGGCATGTTGGAGTTGCAGAAGTATCTGAAAAATCTTCAATACAAAAAGCTTATACAGAAAAAGAAGAAGTATTAAAGAAAGCAAGAAGATATTAATAAGTTAAAATAATAAGTTAAAACAACTAGTTTCTCTTAAAAATTTTTAAGAGAAACTAGTTAAAAAATAAATTTTAAAAGGTAAAGGAGTACGAGTATATGTTAAAAGTAGGTATTATTGGTGCAGGAAGAATCGGAAAAGTTCATACAGAAAGTATAACTAAGTATGTTCCAAATGCTGAAGTTAAAGCAATAGCAGATCCATTTATGAATGATGCAACTGCTGAATGGGCAAAATCAATGGGAGTTAAAGAAACTTACAAAGATTATAAAGAAATCTTAAATGATTCAGAAATTGAAGCAGTTTTAGTTTGTTCTTCAACTAACACTCATTCACAAATTTCAATAGAAGCTTTACAAGCAGGAAAAAACGTTTTCTGTGAAAAACCAGTTGACCATGACCTTGGAAGAATTAAAAAAGTTTTAGAGGAAGTAGAAAAATCAGGCAAGAAGTTCCAAGTAGGATTTAATAGAAGATTTGATCACAACTTTAAGGCTATAAAAGATGCAGTTTTAGCTGGTAAAGTGGGAGATCCACATATAATTAGGGTTACATCAAGAGATCCAGAAGCACCTCCAGCTGAATATGTAAAAGTTTCAGGCGGAATATTCCTAGATATGACAATACATGATTTTGATATGGTTCGTTTCTTATCAGGAAGTGAAGTTGAAGAAGTATATGCTAACGGAGCAGTTTTAGTTGATCCTGCAATAGGAGAAGCTGGAGATATAGATACAGCAATCATTACATTAAAATTTGCAAATGGTGCACTAGGAGTAATTGATAATAGCAGACGTGCAGCTTATGGATATGACCAAAGAGCAGAAGTATTTGGTTCAAAAGGATCAGTTGCTACAGCAAACGATACTTTATCAACAGCAGTAGTAAGCACAGAAGAAGGAATATCTTCTGAAAAACCACTATATTTCTTTTTAGAAAGATACATGCAATCATTTGCTGAAGAAATAAGACAATTTGTTAATTCAATTGTAAACGATACAGAAGTACCAGTAAATGCTAATGATGGATTACAACCAGTATTAATAGGACTTGCAGCTAAGAAATCATTAGAAGAAGGAAGACCAGTTAAACTTTCTGAATTCAAATTTTAATAATTAAAGCTTATTTAAAATAAAAAATTATAGATATGTAATTACATATCAAGGATATATACACTTATTTACACCTACCAATAATTATAAATAGATAAAAAAGGAGAGAGAATAATGTTTAATAA is part of the Clostridium botulinum genome and harbors:
- the iolC gene encoding 5-dehydro-2-deoxygluconokinase, which encodes MNNIKFDNSRKYDVIPIGRVAIDFNPTDIHKPLEESRNFNKYVGGSPANIAVGLARLGKKVGFIGTVSDDQFGKFVTDYFKNEGIDTSHISVAKNGESLGLTFTEILSPTESSILMYRNGIADLQLSPEDIDEDYIKSAKMIVVSGTALAASPSREACFKAIEFAKKHGTKVLFDVDYREYNWKSLDEIAVYYSLAGKMSDIVMGSREEFDLMERLMVESSTDRETADRWIGFGNKIVVIKHGKDGSTAYTEDGQNFSIKPFPIKLLKSFGGGDAYGSAFMYALLEGWEIIDALEFGSASAAMLVSSHSCSEDMPTVEAVKEFIRQKKEEYGEMIARA
- a CDS encoding 5-deoxy-glucuronate isomerase produces the protein MVEKIASLIKGYNVLTDMNGKHSNMLMDTGIYKIEKAQVEVVLDNKKESAFLLLDGKIQIEWQGNKKEMERHSIFDEDPWCLHVPKNVEVKITAITDAEVLVQKTTNDKEFDCKFYAPEDCQSDIFGEGVWNDTARRVVRTVFDYSNAPYSNMVMGEVITFPGKWSSYIPHEHPQPEIYYYRFNKPQGFGCSIIGDDVFKITDNSVAAIPGGLVHPQTSAPGYAMYYCWMIRHLDNNPWTDRINAEEHKWLLEPNVKIWPEK
- the iolD gene encoding 3D-(3,5/4)-trihydroxycyclohexane-1,2-dione acylhydrolase (decyclizing), which codes for MKTIRLTVAQALVKFLNQQYIEFDGQQHKFIKGIFTIFGHGNVVGLGQALEQDPGDLEVHQGRNEQGMAHVATAFAKQMHRKQIYACTSSVGPGAANMVTAAATATANNIPVLILPGDTFATRQPDPVLQQVEQTHNLSITTNDAFKAVSKYWDRVVRPEQLMPAMINAMRVLTDEANTGAVTIALPQDVQGEAYDFPEYFFQKRVHRIERRPATNESIKDAVELIKSKKKPIMVCGGGVRYSEAAEALKKFAEAFNIPFGETQAGKSAIEWDYEYNLGGIGTTGNLSANVIAKDADLVIGVGTRFTDFTTASKSLFQNEDVDFLTINVSEFHAYKLDAQARVVADAKVALDAIREELAKTGYKSAYTTEIKAAKDAWIKELDRLFNVKYTGEGFVPEIAGELDHVLPEFHKQMGSCLTQTQVLGELNKLIDDDSIVLGAAGSLPGDLQRVWCAKKPNTYHMEYGYSCMGYEVAGALGAKLAAPDREVYALVGDGSFMMLHSELVTSIQDRKKINIVLLDNAAFGCINNLQMGNGMGSFGTEFRFRNEKTGKLDGELVPINFAKVAEGYGVKTYSVKTVEELRNAIEDSKKQSVSTLIDIKVLPKTMTHGYESWWHVGVAEVSEKSSIQKAYTEKEEVLKKARRY
- the iolG gene encoding inositol 2-dehydrogenase; amino-acid sequence: MLKVGIIGAGRIGKVHTESITKYVPNAEVKAIADPFMNDATAEWAKSMGVKETYKDYKEILNDSEIEAVLVCSSTNTHSQISIEALQAGKNVFCEKPVDHDLGRIKKVLEEVEKSGKKFQVGFNRRFDHNFKAIKDAVLAGKVGDPHIIRVTSRDPEAPPAEYVKVSGGIFLDMTIHDFDMVRFLSGSEVEEVYANGAVLVDPAIGEAGDIDTAIITLKFANGALGVIDNSRRAAYGYDQRAEVFGSKGSVATANDTLSTAVVSTEEGISSEKPLYFFLERYMQSFAEEIRQFVNSIVNDTEVPVNANDGLQPVLIGLAAKKSLEEGRPVKLSEFKF